In Helianthus annuus cultivar XRQ/B chromosome 3, HanXRQr2.0-SUNRISE, whole genome shotgun sequence, a single window of DNA contains:
- the LOC110931595 gene encoding uncharacterized protein LOC110931595 translates to MPSSGTGESDTTDPMPIVSDDRVSSEHEVHTSDTTSTDDDDFQPSALPDVVAEPADGPIVGDLPLVVIPAPVPLAAYPIVDMPLDVVADDDVDLFDEDPLEDDFEGEAHIAAGDLLLLADAPAEESPIHSTVPDSFESVASAPSRVQGVQHYSHDTDPDRASSAAPAPTPSFAIDHDIDEDSDPVFPPGFDPDQDIEFLHLDQPMEDPVNPVDPAFADPADFEMEFDDPEPVVAPEPVVSPDPVFEHDPIHADVPIVDPLIADVPVDDHPIVALLLEDDHVVADAHIDAPHIADIPAEPVVVAPFPDPVPLEPDHALFATHVNPQYAHTRNGWIEDDDDFPPFVVPVTLVSAPASAPFDAPLFPTHTADAHRADLPITFLQEIPPPRPGEGSSRQPFGHAPFLTGGDQFAPQIPPHTVAPFTPASEPFL, encoded by the coding sequence ATGCCTTCATCCGGCACCGGAGAATCGGACACCACAGACCCTATGCCCATAGTGTCGGACGACAGAgtgtcatcagagcacgaggtgcacacttcgGACACCACCAGCacggatgatgatgattttcagcCATCCGCGCTGCCCGATGTCGTTgctgagcccgctgatggccctatcGTCGGGGACTTGCCACTCGTGGTGATCCCTGCCCCTGTACCCCTTGCCGCGTACCCTATTGTTGACATGCCCCTTGACGTAGtcgctgacgacgacgtcgacttgtttgaCGAGGATCCACTAGAGGATGactttgagggcgaggcccacaTAGCTGCTGGCGATCTCTTACTACTCGCAGATGCTCCTGCAGAGGAATCACCCATCCATTCAActgtcccagactcctttgagtctgtggcatctgcaccatcACGtgtacagggagtgcagcactaCTCGCATGATACAGACCCTGATAGGGCGTCATCTGCTGCACCTGCCCCTACCCCGAGTTTTGCTATTGATCATGACATTGATGAGGATTCTGACCCCGTCTTCCCACCTGGGTTCGATCCAGACCAGGACATTGAGTTTTTGCATctagatcagcccatggaggacccAGTTAATCCTGTTGACCCTGCGTTTGCTGACCCCGCAGATTTCGAGATGGAGtttgacgacccggagcctgTTGTGGCCCCCGAGCCAGTAGTTTCTCCAGACCCTGtattcgagcatgaccctattcatgctgatgtacccATTGTTGATCCTTTGATCGCGGATGTACCTGTCGATGATCATCCGATTGTTGCTCTACTGTTGGAggatgatcatgttgttgctgatGCTCATattgatgcccctcacattgctgATATACCCGCTGAGCCTGTTGTTGTTGCTCCTTTTCCTGACCCGGTTCCTTTAGAGCCCGACCATGCACTCTTTGCGACTCATGTCAACCCTCAGTATGCGCACACCCGGAATGGGTGGATAGAGGACGATGATGATTTTCCACCTTTTGTGGTACCAGTTACACTTGTTTCAGCACCAGCTTCAGCTCCTTTTGATGCACCCCTGTTCCCCACACACACTGCTGATGCGCATCGCGCTGATCTGCCTATCACATTTCTCCAGGAGATCCCTCCGCCAcgtcctggagagggctcttctcGTCAGCCTTTCGGCCATGCACCTTTTCTGACTGGAGGAGATCAGTTCGCACCACAGATCCCTCCTCATACTGTGGCACCTTTTACTCCAGCTAGTGAGCCTTTTCTTTAG